A genomic segment from Colletotrichum higginsianum IMI 349063 chromosome 5, whole genome shotgun sequence encodes:
- a CDS encoding Phosphatidylinositol 3 → MAAEQHGRPVAAAAAVAAGNAPPPSTLAAQLVENISASAKSTRSEENAELKRLFAVIEKVKNKPDLLKDAEQRTEHNHMLIYVYARVVLEGIKLDDPFADRNHLRNEALKAINFLKVTIEETPNVLSHTTDGKQFVFRGEEPLWIWVFPKILRLLGHSRCLDLAEPIEGFFQFVILAVIRTGSMWKLLSSIILYLRETSSAGCKTRRRVRLEETFQ, encoded by the exons ATGGCCGCAGAACAACATGGCAGGCctgttgccgctgccgctgccgttgccgctggGAACGCGCCGCCCCCCTCCACGCTAGCTGCGCAACTGGTCGAGAAcatctcggcgtcggcaaagTCGACGCGATCCGAGGAGAACGCCGAGCTGAAGAGGCTGTTCGCCGTCATAGAGAAGGTCAAAAACAAGCCCGACCTGCTGAAGGACGCCGAGCAACGCACCGAGCACAACCACATGCTCATCTACGTCTACGCccgcgtcgtcctcgaagGCATCAAGCTCGACGACCCCTTTGCCGACCGGAACCACCTGCGGAACGAGGCGCTCAAGGCCATCAACTTTCTGAAAGTCACGATCGAGGAGACGCCGAACGTTTTGAGCCATACCACAGATGGGAAGCAGTTTGTGTTCCGCGGGGAGGAGCCTCTTTGGATCTGGGTCTTCCCCAAGATCCTGAGGCTGCTGGGGCACTCTCGCTGCCTTGATCTGGCCGAGCCCATCGAGGGGTTCTTCCAGTTTGTGATTCTCGCGGTGATCCGCACGGGCTCCATGTGGAAGTTGCTCTCGTCCATAATCTTATACCTGCGCGAGACGAGCAGTG CCGGCTGCAAGACACGGCGCCGAGTGCGACTGGAAGAGACGTTTCAATAG